CTATCAGGCGACGATGCTCGGCATGCGTCGCGCGGTCGAGGGCGTAGCCCACGTCGCCCAGTTCGCGCGCATCGACGGCAACCGCATCCCCAAGGGCCTGCCGTGCGCGGCCGAAGCGCTGATCGGCGGCGATGCGCTCGACCGCGCGATCATGGCCGCCTCGATCGTGGCCAAGGTCACCCGCGACCGCCTGATGCGGCAGTTGCACGAGCAGCACCCGCACTACCGCTTCGACCTGCACAAGGGCTACAGCACGCCCGCGCATCTTGCCGCGCTGCAGACCCATGGCCCGTGCCCGCAGCACCGGCGCAGCTTCGCGCCGGTGCGCCGTGCGCTGGGGGAGCCGGGACTCGGGACGTGGGACTCGGGACTCGGCATCGCGAATGCGAATTTCGCTGGCGCAGGCGCGACGGAAGCGATCAACGACGGCTAGGCCTCGCTCAACCCCAAATGAGACCCGTCCCGAGTCCCGAGTCCCGAGTCCCGAGTCCCGAGTCCCGAGTCCCGAGTCCCGAGTCCCGAGTCCCGAGTCCCGAGTCCCGAGTCCCGAGTCCCGAGTCCCGAGTCCCGAGTCCGCCCTGTCAAGCCTTGTTCGCCCCGCCTCCCGCCGCTAACCTGACCGGGCATCGTCCTGGTTCCGCATGTCCACTTCCCGCTTCGCCCATCTGCACGTCCACACCGAATTCTCGCTGGCGGATTCCACCATCCGTGTGCCCGAGAAACCGGATCAGGCCGACCCGAAGAAAGCCAAGCAGGCCAACCTGCTCAGCCGCGCGGTCGAACTGGAGTTGCCCGCGCTCGCGGTCACCGACCTCAACAACCTGTTCGCGCTGGTCAAGTTCTACAAGGCCGCCGAAGGCGTGGGCATCAAGCCGATCGCCGGCGCCGACCTGCTGATCAGCGACGGCACCCAGGCGCCGTGGCGGCTCACCGTGCTGTGCCGCAACCGCGACGGCTACCTGAGCCTGTCGCGGCTGCTGACCCGCGCCTGGCTGGAAGGCCACCGCAACGAAGGCGGCGTGGCGCTGCGCCCGGAATGGCTGCAGACCGGCAGCGACAACCTGTTCGCGCTGGCCGGGCGCGACAGCCTGGCCGGACGCCTGGCCAGCGAAGGCCGCCACGACCTGGCCGAGCAGCAGCTGGCCGACTGGCAGCGCATCTTCGGCGACGGCCTGCACTTGGAACTGACCCGCACCGGCCGCGACGGCGAGGAAGCGTTCAACCAGTTCGCGCTGCACGCGGCCGGCATGCGCGGGCTGCCGGTGGTGGCCAGCAACGACGTGCGCTTCCTGTACGCCAGCGATTTCGCCGCGCACGAGGCGCGCGTGTGCATTTCCTCCGGCCGCGTGCTCGATGACCCCAAGCGCCCGCGCGACTACAGCGACCAGCAATACCTGAAGTCGTCCGAGGAAATGGCCGCGCTGTTCGCCGACATCCCCGACGCGATCGACAACACGCTGGCGCTGGCGCAGCGCTGCAACATCGAGATGCAGTTGGGCACCTACTTCCTGCCCGCGTATCCCGTGCCCGACAACGAGACGCTGGACAGCTGGATCCGCAGCCAGTCGCGCGAGGGCCTGGCCGCGCGCCTGGAGAAGAACCCGCTGGCGCCGGGCAAGACCCGCCAGGACTACGTCGACCGGCTCGAATTCGAGCTGGACACCATCATCAAGATGGGCTTCCCCGGCTACTTCCTGATCGTGGCCGACTTCATCCAGTGGGGCAAGAACCAGGGCATCCCGATCGGCCCCGGCCGCGGCTCCGGCGCCGGCTCGCTGGTGGCCTGGGCGCTGCAGATCACCGATCTGGATCCGCTGCCGTACAACCTGCTGTTCGAGCGCTTCCTCAATCCCGAACGCGTGTCGATGCCCGACTTCGACATCGACTTCTGCATGGACCGTCGCGACGAGGTCATCGACTACGTCGCGCGCAAGTACGGGCGCGACCGGGTCAGCCAGATCATCACCTACGGCACCATGGCGGCCAAGGCGGTGGTGCGCGACTGCGGCCGCGTGCTCGGCTTCCCGTACGGCCTGGTCGACGGCGTCGCCAAGCTGATCCCCAACATCCTCGGCATCACGCTGAAGGATGCGATGGGCGAAGGCAAGGACAGCGAGATGGCCTCGCCGGAGCTGATCCAGCGCTACCAGAGCGAGGACGACGTCCGCGACCTGATGGACCTGGCGCGGCAGCTGGAGGACCTGACCCGCAACGCCGGCAAGCACGCCGGCGGCGTGGTGATCGCGCCGACGCCGCTGTCCGACTTCTGCCCGCTGTTCGCCGAACACGACGTCGACAACCTGGGCAAGAACCCGGTCACCCAGTTCGACAAGGACGACGTCGAGCAGGTCGGCCTGGTCAAGTTCGACTTCCTCGGCCTGCGCACGCTGACCATCATCGACTGGGCGGTGAAGGCGATCAACGTGCGGCATGCGCGCGCCGGCATCCCGCCGGTGGACATCACCGCGATCCCGCTCGACGACGCGCCCACCTACAAGGGCGTGTTCGCCTCGGGCAACACCGGCGCCGTGTTCCAGTTCGAATCCTCGGGCATGCGCCGGCTGCTGAAGGACGCCAAGCCCGACCGCTTCGAAGACCTAATCGCGCTGGTGTCGCTGTACCGTCCGGGCCCGATGGACCTGATCCCGGACTTCAACGCGCGCAAGCACGGCCAGCAGGAGATCATCTACCCCGATCCGCGCACCGAAGCGATCCTGAAAGACACCTACGGCATCATGGTGTACCAGGAGCAGGTGATGCAGATGGCGCAGATCGTCGGCGCCTACTCGCTGGGCGGCGCCGACCTGCTGCGCCGCGCGATGGGCAAGAAGGTGCCGGCGGAGATGGCCAAGCACCGCGAGATCTTCCGCGAGGGCGCGGCCAAGGGCGGCGTCGGCCAGGCCAAGGCCGACGAAATCTTCGACCTGATGGAGAAGTTCGCCGGCTACGGCTTCAACAAGTCGCACGCCGCCGCCTACGCGCTGGTCAGCTACCAGACCGCCTGGCTGAAACGGCACTACCCGGCCGAGTTCATGGCCGCGACGCTGTCCTCGGACATGGACAACACCGACAAGGTGGTGGGCTTCCTCGACGAGGTGCGCAACCTCGGCCTGACCGTGCTGCCGCCGCGGATCAACGCCTCGGCGTACATGTTCGCCGCGGCCACGCCGGACACCATCCAGTACGGCCTGGGCGCGATCAAGGGCGTGGGCCGCGGCGCCTGCGAGGCGATCGTGGCCGAGCGCGAGCGTGGCGGCGAATATGCCTCGCTGCTGGATTTCTGCACGCGCGTGGAATCGGCCAAACTCAACAAGCGCACCCTGGAAGCGTTGATCAACGCCGGCGCGATGGACGGGCTGGGCAGCAACCGCGCCACGCTGATGCTGCAGCTGCCGGAAGTGATGAAGGCCACCGAGCAGATGGCGCGCGAGCGCGCCTCCGGGCAGAACTCGCTGTTCGGCGGCGCCGACACCAGCGCGCCGGCGCTGCGCCTGGAGCTGCCGGAAAGCAAGGAATGGGCGCTGGGCCAATTGCTGACCGGCGAACGCGAGACGCTGGGCTTCTATCTCAGCGGCCATCCGTTCGATCCGTACCGCGAGGAAGTGCGCGACCTGGTCGGCTGCGACCTGAGCGCGCTGGAGAAGATCTGTTCGCAATCCGGCGGCGGCCGCGGTGGCGGCGGTGGCGACGGCGAGAAACGCGCCTGGCGCCCGGAGATCAGCGCGATCCTGGCCGGCCAGGTGGTCGGCGTGCGCCGCAAGGGCGACAGCCAGGTGTTCGTGCAGCTCGAAGACGGCCGCGGCCGGGTCGAGTGCAGCGCGTTCACCGATGCCATCGCCGAGTTCGGCCACCTGCTCACCCGCGACCGCATCCTGATCGTCAAGGGCGGCGTGCGCGAGGACGAATTCAATGGCGGCTATGCCATGCGCATCCGCCAGTGCTGGGACTACGAACAGATCTGCACCCACCACGCGCAACGCCTGTCGCTGCGCCTGGACCTGCGCCAGCGCAGCACCTGGCCGCGCATCGACGCACTGCTGGCGCGCCACCGCCCCGGCAAGACGCCGCTGCGCCTGGACCTGCTGCTGGCCTCGGAACAGGGCAGCGTGGCCGGCATGCTCGACCTCAACGGCAGCCACTCCGTGCGCGTGGATCCGCAGTTGCTGGACACCCTGCGCGCCGATCCCGGCGTGCGTGCGGTCAAGGTCAAGTACAACCCGCCCTGGGCGACGTGAGCCTGCCGCCCACTCCAGGGCAGCGCCTTCCTTCCGCATGCATCGAGTGCCTTCCATGACGCGTTTTTCGATCCTGTTGGCGTGCGCCGCGCTGCTCGGCGGTTGCGGTGAAGCAGCGCAGCGCTTCGTGGTCGACAACCCGACCGCGGCGCCGCTGCGGATCGTCGTCGACGACCAGGCCTACGACGTGGCCGCGGACAGCGCGACCACGCTCGAGCTGGCGCCGGGCGCACACCGGCTACGGACCGCAGCGCTGGGCGAAGTGCCCTTCATCGTCTATGCCGGCGGCCACGGCGGGCTGATCAACCCGACCCTGTCCGACTACGTGATCGGCCGGGAAATCTACGTCACCGACGCCTCCAAGCTGAAGAACTTCGGCACGGTGGAGTCCACGCTGACCCTGCAAGGAGTGAGCGTCAGCGGCCCGTTCGAGGCGCGACACGCGCTGTTCATCGGCAAGCAGTGGGACTACGGGCTGCGCGAACCGTTTCCCGAGCGCACCGTGGCCTACGTCGCCGACCGCGGCGGCAACATCAAGACCAAGCTGTTCGGCGCCGCCGAGTTCATCGCCTACTACGAGGCCGGCAGCGGCCAACCGGGCTACTTCGCGCAACAACGCGCGCCGGGCTGGCAGGCGCCGCGCCGCACGCTGGAACCCGCGTCAGCGGCGCTGCCGCCGCTGGCGCCCGCGTTCGAGGCGCATGCGGCGCCGCTGCGCCAGGTCTACGCGCGCTATCTGCGCGCGTCCGATCCGGCGC
This sequence is a window from Xanthomonas sp. CFBP 8443. Protein-coding genes within it:
- the dnaE gene encoding DNA polymerase III subunit alpha yields the protein MSTSRFAHLHVHTEFSLADSTIRVPEKPDQADPKKAKQANLLSRAVELELPALAVTDLNNLFALVKFYKAAEGVGIKPIAGADLLISDGTQAPWRLTVLCRNRDGYLSLSRLLTRAWLEGHRNEGGVALRPEWLQTGSDNLFALAGRDSLAGRLASEGRHDLAEQQLADWQRIFGDGLHLELTRTGRDGEEAFNQFALHAAGMRGLPVVASNDVRFLYASDFAAHEARVCISSGRVLDDPKRPRDYSDQQYLKSSEEMAALFADIPDAIDNTLALAQRCNIEMQLGTYFLPAYPVPDNETLDSWIRSQSREGLAARLEKNPLAPGKTRQDYVDRLEFELDTIIKMGFPGYFLIVADFIQWGKNQGIPIGPGRGSGAGSLVAWALQITDLDPLPYNLLFERFLNPERVSMPDFDIDFCMDRRDEVIDYVARKYGRDRVSQIITYGTMAAKAVVRDCGRVLGFPYGLVDGVAKLIPNILGITLKDAMGEGKDSEMASPELIQRYQSEDDVRDLMDLARQLEDLTRNAGKHAGGVVIAPTPLSDFCPLFAEHDVDNLGKNPVTQFDKDDVEQVGLVKFDFLGLRTLTIIDWAVKAINVRHARAGIPPVDITAIPLDDAPTYKGVFASGNTGAVFQFESSGMRRLLKDAKPDRFEDLIALVSLYRPGPMDLIPDFNARKHGQQEIIYPDPRTEAILKDTYGIMVYQEQVMQMAQIVGAYSLGGADLLRRAMGKKVPAEMAKHREIFREGAAKGGVGQAKADEIFDLMEKFAGYGFNKSHAAAYALVSYQTAWLKRHYPAEFMAATLSSDMDNTDKVVGFLDEVRNLGLTVLPPRINASAYMFAAATPDTIQYGLGAIKGVGRGACEAIVAERERGGEYASLLDFCTRVESAKLNKRTLEALINAGAMDGLGSNRATLMLQLPEVMKATEQMARERASGQNSLFGGADTSAPALRLELPESKEWALGQLLTGERETLGFYLSGHPFDPYREEVRDLVGCDLSALEKICSQSGGGRGGGGGDGEKRAWRPEISAILAGQVVGVRRKGDSQVFVQLEDGRGRVECSAFTDAIAEFGHLLTRDRILIVKGGVREDEFNGGYAMRIRQCWDYEQICTHHAQRLSLRLDLRQRSTWPRIDALLARHRPGKTPLRLDLLLASEQGSVAGMLDLNGSHSVRVDPQLLDTLRADPGVRAVKVKYNPPWAT